The Dehalococcoidales bacterium genome includes a region encoding these proteins:
- the heR gene encoding heliorhodopsin HeR, with amino-acid sequence MEAALQKLKRFNMIMGAAHLVQAIIMAFLATGVIQKIAEFQPTITQNYLTYDTGSSSLVPASRELFQLPFGLLVAAFLLISAIAHGLIVLNSKSYFDGLKKGINKYRWFEYAFSSSIMIVLIATLFGIYDIASLLLIFLVNAAMNLFGLVMEQLNSGAEKANVNWGPFVWGSIAGIAPWIAILLYMFGTGNFGMVPWFVWAILITYFIAFNTFPINMILQYKRVGKWKDYLYGERVYIILSLAAKTALAWLVLFGAMQP; translated from the coding sequence ACTTAAAAGGTTCAACATGATAATGGGAGCGGCACATCTGGTCCAGGCTATTATAATGGCATTTTTGGCAACCGGCGTAATACAAAAAATCGCTGAGTTTCAGCCAACTATTACCCAGAATTACCTGACATACGATACCGGTTCTAGTTCATTGGTACCTGCCAGCCGTGAGCTATTTCAGCTTCCGTTTGGATTACTCGTAGCCGCGTTTTTGCTAATATCGGCGATTGCTCATGGTTTAATTGTTCTAAATAGCAAATCGTATTTTGATGGGCTTAAAAAGGGTATAAACAAATACCGCTGGTTTGAGTATGCTTTTAGCTCCTCAATTATGATTGTACTCATAGCAACTCTATTTGGTATTTACGACATTGCTTCGCTGTTATTAATTTTCCTCGTTAATGCTGCTATGAATCTCTTTGGCTTGGTTATGGAACAGCTTAACTCCGGTGCCGAAAAGGCAAACGTTAACTGGGGACCGTTTGTGTGGGGTTCGATTGCGGGAATTGCACCCTGGATTGCAATACTTCTTTACATGTTTGGCACTGGCAATTTTGGTATGGTGCCATGGTTTGTCTGGGCTATTCTTATCACTTATTTTATTGCTTTCAATACCTTCCCGATTAATATGATTCTACAATACAAAAGAGTTGGTAAATGGAAGGACTACCTGTACGGTGAAAGGGTTTACATAATACTCAGCCTGGCAGCAAAAACCGCATTGGCATGGCTGGTTCTTTTTGGAGCAATGCAGCCGTAA